The following coding sequences are from one Neovison vison isolate M4711 chromosome X, ASM_NN_V1, whole genome shotgun sequence window:
- the LOC122896669 gene encoding protein FAM47E-like: MADKKWLLEPVPLEPMPLGMHCKPWYKDRLPSKCFPKHKNKLLKFPTSLDSRRWVFVKEGLDDFRRECPPCEDLITRGPKEGFLPMIVHRVPKPAPTKKKLTKEMDLLSTLSPAQLARKAFVEDIEAHLTEHPLTLYPNLEKDLPSDLLLKVLEVLDPDKRLNDTWAYCQNAEKRRKSPTKLRKKRPAKLNLELPKKTPGSHPDKLPHEERKSSINEDLLKTPPLHRKIPKGVRKFCKWVATFGDLGIDEEFVMKQFDIGYECKPTYDRSHTKKVNHVPLDLKYRKGRDKMDDIKFSIYWENWERKLQKPKNPYKPNWVKMRYGAWYLKPKLWKKLINDEPLIDPKVLHEAPNGRYGRNFPQQDILEELYGTIAFKDFILSKGYRMPGFLEKLFLRKGWKYDSVRTPIHQVQNNRELQVHGKSSVHSRYV, translated from the exons ATGGCAGACAAGAAGTGGCTGTTAGAGCCTGTGCCACTGGAACCAATGCCCCTGGGCATGCACTGCAAGCCCTGGTACAAAGACAGGTTGCCCTCCAAGTGTTTCCCAAAGCACAAGAACAAGCTTCTGAAGTTCCCCACCTCCCTGGACAGCCGGCGGTGGGTATTTGTGAAAGAGGGGCTGGATGACTTCAGGAGGGAATGTCCACCGTGTGAAGACCTGATCACTCGCGGCCCTAAAGAAGGCTTTCTTCCCATGATTGTTCACAGAGTTCCCAAACCTGCCCCCACAAAGAAAAAGTTGACCAAGGAAATGGACCTGTTGTCCACACTGTCGCCAGCCCAGCTAGCACGGAAGGCATTCGTAGAGGACATCGAAGCCCATCTGACAGAGCATCCCTTGACTCTCTACCCAAATCTGGAGAAAGATCTACCTTCAGACCTCTTATTAAAGGTGCTAGAAGTGCTCGATCCTGACAAGAGGCTGAACGACACATGGGCCTATTGTCAGAACgcggagaaaagaaggaagtcccCCACAAAGCTTAGAAAGAAACGTCCTGCCAAACTCAATCTGGAACTTCCCAAGAAGACTCCTGGGTCACATCCAGACAAGTTGCCTCATGAAGAAAGGAAGTCAAGCATAAATGAAGATTTGCTCAAAACTCCTCCCCTTCAtagaaaaataccaaaaggagTCCGTAAATTCTGCAAATGGGTCGCTACTTTTGGAGACTTGGGCATTGATGAAGAATTCGTCATGAAACAGTTTGACATTGGCTATGAATGCAAACCAACCTATGACAGGAGCCACACGAAGAAAGTAAACCATGTTCCTTTGGACCTGAAGTACAGAAAGGGGCGAGATAAAATGGATGATATAAAATTCTCCAtatactgggaaaactgggagaGGAAACTCCAAAAACCAAAGAATCCTTATAAACCCAACTGGGTGAAGATGAGGTACGGAGCATGGTACCTGAAGCCCAAGTTGTGGAAAAAGCTAATAAATGATGAACCTTTGATTGATCCCAAGGTTTTACATGAAGCTCCAAATGGAAGATATGGAAGGAATTTTCCTCAACAGGATATTCTTGAAGAACTTTATGGAAcaattgcttttaaagatttcattctaaGCAAGGGCTACAGGATGCCAGGCTTCCTTGAGAAGTTGTTTCTCAGGAAGGGATGGAAATATGATTCTGTTAGGACTCCTATACATCAA GTGCAGAATAACAGGGAGCTTCAGGTCCATGGCAAATCTAGTGTACACAGTAGATACGTGTGA